A window of the Vanessa cardui chromosome 25, ilVanCard2.1, whole genome shotgun sequence genome harbors these coding sequences:
- the LOC124540433 gene encoding uncharacterized protein LOC124540433: MSNLKCERKRKIIHSEGRAIIARVYHFLQGEYNFMKANNMDHCDLSPLANIRKRTAEATGFSERTVTTILKEEKELPSTSASFTSPTKKRRKRNIKFNLDNMNLEIIRTTVQNFHIVEKQLLTLSKLQSVLREKIGFDGCLNTLRSILKKLGYKWRKIGNNREALQERHEIQLWRLNFLKKIFQYRSEGRPIVYTDETYVLTSHVRQNTWLPQNNDPKGNKQFSKKLSTGSRFIVVHAGSSDGFVPNASLVYKAASTSGDYHSNMNHDNYTKWLNEKLLPNLPEKSVIVMDNASYHNTRSSKIPTSNSSKGEIQKWLTENGISFDNRFKKVEVYDLIKKNKDRFITFKIDEFIRKKGFEILRLPPYHPELNPIKIYGVL; this comes from the exons ATGTCAAACCTCAAATGTGaaagaaaacgtaaaataattcatagcgag GGACGCGCCATTATTGCCCGCGTGTACCACTTTCTTCAAGGAgagtataattttatgaaagcgAACAATATGGATCATTGCGATTTGAGTCCTTTGGCTAATATACGGAAACGTACCGCTGAAGCTACAGGGTTTAGTGAACGAACTGTAACTACAATTTTGAAAGAAGAAAAAGAGCTGCCATCTACTTCTGCAAGTTTTACTTCACCTACGAAAAAACGACGTaagagaaatattaaatttaatttagacaaCATGAATCTTGAAATCATTCGAACTACTGTGCAAAATTTCCATATTGTAGAAAAGCAATTACTAACATTATCAAAATTGCAATCAGTTTTGAGAGAAAAGATTGGGTTTGATGGATGCTTAAATACATTACGTTCGATATTAAAGAAATTAGGCTACAAATGGAGAAAAATTGGGAACAACAGAGAAGCATTACAAGAAAGACATGAAATTCAACTTTGgcgattaaattttttaaaaaagatcttTCAGTATCGTTCGGAAGGTCGTCCTATAGTATACACTGACGAAACATATGTTTTGACTTCTCACGTGCGGCAAAACACCTGGTTGCCTCAAAACAATGACCCCAAAGGCAATAAACAGTTTTCAAAGAAACTGAGCACAGGAAGCCGCTTTATTGTAGTGCATGCAGGCAGCAGCGACGGTTTTGTGCCTAATGCTTCGCTAGTCTACAAAGCTGCATCTACATCAGGAGATTATCATTCAAACATGAATCatgataattatacaaaatggcTTAATGAAAAGTTATTGCCAAACTTACCTGAGAAGTCAGTTATTGTTATGGACAACGCTTCTTATCACAATACTCGAAGCAGCAAAATACCGACCTCTAATTCCAGTAAAGGGGAAATACAAAAGTGGCTGACAGAGAATGGCATCTCATTTgataatcgttttaaaaaagtaGAAGTGTATGATCTAATTAAAAAGAACAAGGAccgttttataacatttaaaatagatgaatttataagaaaaaaaggtTTCGAAATCTTAAGACTCCCTCCGTATCACCCAGAGCTTAACCCGATTAAAATATATGGGGTATTATAA